A stretch of Chryseobacterium viscerum DNA encodes these proteins:
- the rplB gene encoding 50S ribosomal protein L2, which produces MSVRKLKPITPGQRFRIVNNFEEITTNKPEKSLTVGIKKSGGRNQTGKMTMRYTGGGHKKKYRIIDFKRNKANVEATVKSVEYDPNRTAFIALLEYADGEKRYIIAPNGIKVDQKVVSGESVEPNVGNAMKLKNIPLGTVISCVEMKPGQGAILARSAGSSAQLTSRDGKYAIIKLPSGESRMILTECMAMIGSVSNSDHQLTVSGKAGRSRWLGRRPRTRAVVMNPVDHPMGGGEGRSSGGHPRSRNGMPSKGYKTRKKNKVSNRYIVSKRK; this is translated from the coding sequence ATGTCTGTTAGAAAATTAAAACCTATCACCCCGGGACAGAGATTCAGAATTGTAAACAATTTTGAGGAAATTACTACCAACAAACCAGAGAAATCTCTAACAGTTGGTATTAAAAAGTCAGGTGGACGTAACCAAACAGGTAAAATGACCATGCGTTACACCGGAGGTGGACACAAAAAGAAATACAGAATTATTGACTTCAAAAGAAACAAAGCAAACGTTGAAGCAACTGTAAAATCTGTAGAATACGATCCAAACAGAACTGCATTTATCGCTTTATTAGAGTACGCAGATGGAGAGAAGAGATATATCATCGCTCCAAACGGTATCAAAGTTGATCAGAAAGTAGTTTCAGGAGAAAGCGTTGAACCAAACGTAGGTAACGCAATGAAATTGAAAAACATTCCATTGGGTACTGTAATCTCTTGTGTTGAAATGAAGCCTGGTCAAGGTGCAATTTTAGCAAGAAGTGCTGGTTCTTCAGCTCAATTAACTTCTAGAGATGGTAAATATGCAATCATCAAGTTGCCTTCAGGAGAATCAAGAATGATCCTTACTGAGTGTATGGCAATGATTGGTTCAGTTTCCAACTCAGATCACCAATTAACTGTATCAGGTAAGGCTGGTAGAAGCAGATGGTTAGGTAGAAGACCAAGAACAAGAGCGGTTGTAATGAACCCAGTAGATCACCCAATGGGTGGTGGTGAAGGACGTTCTTCTGGAGGTCACCCAAGATCTAGAAACGGTATGCCGTCTAAAGGTTACAAAACTAGAAAGAAAAACAAAGTGTCTAACCGTTACATCGTATCTAAAAGAAAATAA
- the rplW gene encoding 50S ribosomal protein L23: MSIIIKPVISEKANYLTDLRGSYSFLVDPKANKIQIKKAVEAAYGVKVADVNTMIYAPKVSSKYTKKGLQVGKTNKLKKAVIKLAEGEVIDIFAVN; the protein is encoded by the coding sequence ATGTCTATTATTATTAAACCAGTTATTTCAGAAAAGGCTAATTACCTTACAGATTTAAGAGGTTCTTATTCTTTCTTAGTTGATCCTAAGGCGAATAAAATCCAGATTAAAAAAGCTGTTGAAGCAGCTTACGGTGTAAAAGTAGCAGACGTTAACACAATGATTTATGCTCCGAAGGTTTCTTCAAAGTACACTAAAAAAGGTCTTCAAGTAGGAAAGACAAACAAATTGAAAAAAGCGGTAATCAAACTTGCTGAAGGTGAGGTTATCGATATTTTTGCTGTAAATTAA
- the rplD gene encoding 50S ribosomal protein L4: protein MELVVLNTSGKETGRKVTLDETVFGIEPNQHAVYLEVKQYLAAQRQGTHKSKERSEITASTKKLKKQKGSGSARYGDIKSPTFRGGGRVFGPKPRDYRFKLNKALKRLAKKSVLSQKMRDNSIKVLEDVSFAAPKTKDFINVLNALELNGKKSLFVLPEANKNVYLSSRNLPKTKVMNFNEISSYDLVNAGEIIFFEGAVEKFQENLKK, encoded by the coding sequence ATGGAACTAGTAGTATTAAATACATCAGGAAAAGAGACCGGAAGAAAAGTAACTCTAGACGAAACAGTATTCGGAATTGAGCCAAATCAGCACGCGGTTTACTTAGAAGTTAAACAGTATCTTGCTGCACAAAGACAAGGTACTCATAAATCGAAAGAAAGAAGCGAAATTACTGCTTCTACTAAGAAGCTTAAGAAGCAAAAAGGATCTGGATCTGCTAGATACGGGGATATCAAATCTCCAACTTTCAGAGGTGGAGGTAGAGTATTCGGACCAAAACCAAGAGACTACAGATTCAAATTGAACAAAGCTCTTAAGAGATTAGCTAAAAAATCTGTTTTATCTCAAAAAATGAGAGACAACAGCATTAAAGTTTTAGAAGATGTGAGCTTTGCTGCTCCTAAGACTAAAGATTTCATCAATGTATTAAATGCATTGGAACTTAACGGTAAAAAATCTTTATTCGTTCTTCCTGAAGCTAACAAGAATGTATATTTATCTTCAAGAAACTTACCTAAAACTAAAGTAATGAACTTCAACGAGATCAGTTCTTACGATTTAGTAAATGCAGGTGAAATTATTTTCTTCGAAGGTGCAGTTGAAAAATTCCAGGAAAATTTAAAGAAATAA
- the rplC gene encoding 50S ribosomal protein L3, whose translation MSGIIGKKIGMTSLFNEEGKNIPCTVIQAGPCSILQVRTLEKDGYTAVQLGFDDKSEKNVGKALAGHFKKAGSTPKAKLVEFHDGFTEAKVGEVVSVDLFIEGEYVDVTGTSKGKGFQGVVKRHGFGGVMQATHGQHNRLRAPGSIGAGSDPSRVFKGMRMAGRMGGEQVTVQNLQVLKVDQEQNLLVVKGAVPGAKNSYVIIRKWN comes from the coding sequence ATGTCAGGTATTATTGGTAAAAAAATCGGTATGACGTCTTTGTTTAACGAAGAAGGAAAAAACATTCCTTGTACAGTTATTCAAGCTGGTCCATGCTCGATTTTACAGGTCAGAACCTTAGAAAAAGACGGTTATACAGCTGTTCAATTAGGTTTCGATGACAAGAGTGAGAAGAACGTTGGTAAAGCGTTAGCTGGTCATTTTAAAAAGGCTGGTTCTACTCCTAAAGCTAAATTAGTAGAATTCCACGATGGATTTACTGAAGCAAAAGTAGGAGAGGTAGTAAGTGTTGATCTATTCATCGAAGGTGAGTATGTAGATGTAACAGGAACTTCAAAAGGTAAAGGCTTCCAGGGTGTTGTTAAAAGACACGGATTTGGAGGTGTAATGCAGGCAACTCATGGTCAGCACAACAGACTTAGAGCTCCAGGTTCTATCGGTGCTGGTTCAGACCCTTCAAGAGTATTCAAAGGGATGAGAATGGCTGGAAGAATGGGAGGTGAGCAGGTAACTGTTCAAAACCTTCAAGTGTTAAAAGTTGATCAAGAACAAAATCTTTTAGTAGTAAAAGGTGCTGTTCCGGGAGCTAAAAATTCTTATGTAATTATCAGAAAATGGAACTAG
- a CDS encoding DeoR/GlpR family DNA-binding transcription regulator codes for MEKLLPRQDEILKELDEKGHVLVQDLCEKLNVSSVTIRKDLNYLESLGLLFRNHGGASKQVRYAYEKNVGEKENINVEAKQAIAKAALSLIQENDCIILASGTTMHYLARMLVNFGPLTVLTSSLRVAIELCNNPNINIIQLGGEVRKSSTSIVGSISEGILKQFSCNKLFLGVDGIDSEFGISTSNAAEAHLNQIMMECADQTVILADSSKLNKKGFGKISGLDQVDYLITDNGICAEDRAGLEEVGVKVMAQ; via the coding sequence ATGGAAAAGCTATTACCAAGGCAGGATGAAATACTGAAAGAGCTTGATGAGAAAGGACATGTACTTGTGCAGGATCTGTGTGAGAAGCTCAATGTTTCTTCAGTTACGATCCGAAAGGATCTGAATTATCTCGAAAGTCTTGGGCTTCTTTTCAGAAATCATGGAGGAGCAAGTAAGCAGGTAAGATATGCTTATGAAAAAAATGTTGGTGAAAAAGAAAATATCAATGTGGAAGCCAAACAGGCTATTGCAAAAGCTGCTTTATCATTGATTCAGGAAAATGACTGTATTATATTAGCTTCCGGGACAACAATGCATTATCTTGCCAGAATGCTGGTGAACTTTGGGCCGCTTACGGTACTCACATCTTCTTTGAGGGTAGCAATTGAGCTTTGTAATAATCCTAATATTAATATTATACAGCTGGGTGGAGAAGTGCGAAAAAGCTCTACTTCTATAGTGGGATCTATTTCTGAAGGAATTCTAAAACAGTTTTCCTGCAATAAGCTTTTTCTGGGAGTAGACGGTATTGATTCGGAGTTTGGAATTAGTACTTCCAATGCTGCGGAAGCTCACCTGAATCAGATTATGATGGAATGTGCGGATCAAACTGTAATTCTTGCAGATTCCTCCAAACTGAATAAAAAAGGATTTGGAAAGATTTCAGGATTGGATCAGGTGGATTATCTGATTACTGATAATGGAATTTGTGCTGAAGATAGGGCTGGGCTGGAAGAAGTTGGGGTAAAAGTGATGGCTCAATAA
- a CDS encoding glycerol-3-phosphate dehydrogenase/oxidase, whose translation MKRNEELSKLTQVKEWDFIVIGGGASGLGSALDAVSRGFKTLLLESHDFAKATSSRSTKLVHGGVRYLAQGDVGLVKEALKERGLLAKNAAHIVKNQSFIIPNYTWWGGIYYKIGLSIYDFLAGKLSLGKTKYISKSKTVEKLPTIEQNHLMSGVVYQDGQFDDARLAINLTQTIIEKGGSAVNYVKVVNLLKDASDKVIGVVAEDQFSKQQYQIHGKVVINATGVFTNDILNMNNPKHGKLVVPSQGIHLVLDKSFLKSDDAIMIPKTSDGRVLFVVPWHDRALVGTTDTLLKDESFEPRALEEEISFVLNTARQYLAKKPTREDVKSVFAGLRPLAAPKDGSKNTKEVSRSHKVITSETGLISIIGGKWTTYRKMAEDTVDEAMKIHRLGNSQSKTEHLSIHGNVKPEQVDRTNHLYVYGSDIPAIKALQQSNPRYAQKIHPDHPFTVAEIVWAVRTEMAETIEDILARRVRLLFLDARAAIDSAHNVARIIAEEKGYSEEWAQQQENEFIELARGYLLTPYSPKVINLN comes from the coding sequence ATGAAACGAAACGAAGAACTCAGTAAGTTAACCCAAGTAAAAGAATGGGACTTTATTGTCATAGGAGGAGGAGCCAGTGGTTTAGGTTCGGCATTAGACGCAGTAAGCAGAGGATTCAAAACTTTATTGCTTGAATCTCATGACTTTGCAAAAGCAACATCCAGCAGAAGCACCAAATTGGTACACGGTGGAGTTAGATATCTTGCCCAGGGAGATGTCGGATTGGTAAAAGAAGCATTAAAGGAAAGAGGACTCTTAGCAAAAAATGCAGCACATATCGTAAAAAATCAGTCTTTCATTATTCCAAATTACACATGGTGGGGAGGAATCTACTATAAAATAGGACTGTCCATTTATGATTTCCTTGCCGGAAAATTGAGTCTGGGTAAAACGAAGTATATCAGCAAATCAAAAACCGTTGAAAAACTTCCGACTATTGAACAAAATCACTTGATGAGTGGCGTTGTTTACCAGGACGGACAATTTGATGATGCCAGACTTGCGATCAACCTTACCCAAACTATCATTGAAAAAGGCGGAAGTGCGGTTAATTATGTAAAAGTAGTCAACCTTTTGAAAGATGCTTCTGATAAGGTAATCGGTGTGGTTGCAGAAGATCAGTTTTCTAAACAGCAATATCAGATTCATGGTAAAGTAGTCATTAACGCAACCGGAGTCTTTACGAATGATATCCTTAATATGAACAATCCTAAGCATGGTAAACTCGTTGTACCAAGCCAGGGAATTCATCTTGTATTAGACAAGTCTTTCCTGAAAAGTGATGATGCAATTATGATTCCTAAAACCTCAGACGGCAGGGTTTTATTTGTTGTTCCGTGGCATGACAGGGCTTTAGTAGGAACTACAGACACTCTTTTAAAGGATGAAAGCTTTGAACCTCGTGCATTGGAAGAAGAAATTAGCTTTGTTCTAAATACAGCAAGACAATATTTAGCTAAAAAACCTACTCGTGAAGACGTAAAATCTGTTTTCGCAGGACTACGGCCTCTTGCCGCTCCTAAAGATGGCAGCAAAAACACAAAAGAGGTTTCCCGAAGTCATAAGGTTATTACTTCAGAAACAGGATTGATTTCTATTATCGGAGGAAAATGGACTACCTACCGTAAAATGGCAGAAGATACCGTAGATGAAGCTATGAAAATTCACAGGTTGGGAAATAGCCAATCCAAAACCGAACATCTTTCCATTCATGGAAATGTAAAGCCAGAACAGGTAGACAGAACAAATCACCTATACGTTTACGGATCTGATATTCCTGCTATCAAAGCATTGCAGCAAAGCAATCCGCGTTATGCTCAGAAAATCCACCCAGATCACCCTTTCACAGTAGCAGAAATAGTATGGGCCGTAAGAACGGAGATGGCAGAAACTATTGAAGACATCCTGGCAAGAAGAGTACGCTTACTGTTCCTTGATGCAAGAGCTGCTATAGACAGCGCTCATAACGTAGCAAGAATCATTGCTGAAGAAAAAGGATATTCTGAAGAATGGGCTCAGCAGCAAGAAAATGAATTTATTGAATTAGCAAGAGGGTATTTATTAACACCCTATTCACCTAAAGTTATCAACCTAAATTAG
- the glpK gene encoding glycerol kinase GlpK, whose amino-acid sequence MNEKLILALDQGTTSSRAILFNHSGEIKYVSQKDFEQIFPTPGWVEHDPNEIWSSQISVAAESIAKAGISGLEVAAIGITNQRETTIVWDKETGEPIYNAIVWQDRRTSKYCDELKEQGHAEMIKEKTGLVLDAYFSATKLKWILDNVEGARQKAEEGKLCFGTVDTWLVWKLTRGKMFITDVSNASRTMLLNIHTLEWDHDLLELFNIPKTILPTVKQSSEIYGETATTLFSTKIPIAGIAGDQQAALFGQMCTTPGMVKNTYGTGCFLLMNTGTEAVSSKNNLLTTVAWKINGEVNYALEGSVFVGGAAIQWLRDGLKIIHSSDQVNELAASVEDNGGVYFVPALTGLGAPHWDQYARGTIVGITRGTTDGHIARATLEGIAFQVYDIVKAMEADSGRASLELRVDGGASASDLLMQIQSDLFGFKIIRPKTLETTALGAAYLAGLAVGYWKDVAEIQSQWIVDKDFHPQLEKEHVDKMVHSWRRAVSRSQSWIED is encoded by the coding sequence ATGAATGAAAAACTAATTCTCGCTCTAGATCAGGGGACAACTTCCTCCAGAGCGATTCTCTTCAACCACAGTGGAGAAATCAAATATGTATCGCAAAAAGATTTCGAACAGATATTCCCTACTCCAGGCTGGGTAGAGCACGATCCCAACGAAATCTGGTCATCACAAATCTCTGTAGCCGCAGAAAGTATAGCGAAAGCAGGTATTTCCGGACTGGAAGTTGCCGCGATCGGTATTACGAATCAACGTGAAACTACAATCGTTTGGGACAAAGAAACCGGGGAGCCTATTTACAACGCTATCGTATGGCAAGACCGCAGAACCTCAAAATACTGCGATGAACTGAAAGAACAGGGACACGCGGAAATGATCAAAGAAAAAACCGGACTTGTTCTGGATGCTTACTTTTCAGCGACCAAACTAAAATGGATTCTTGATAATGTAGAAGGAGCCAGACAAAAGGCGGAAGAAGGAAAATTATGTTTCGGAACTGTTGATACCTGGCTTGTCTGGAAACTTACCCGCGGAAAAATGTTTATCACGGATGTTTCCAATGCCAGCAGAACAATGCTTCTCAACATTCATACTTTAGAATGGGATCATGATTTATTAGAATTATTCAACATTCCGAAAACTATTCTTCCTACAGTAAAACAAAGCAGTGAAATATATGGTGAAACTGCTACGACCCTATTCTCTACCAAAATCCCGATTGCCGGAATTGCAGGTGACCAACAGGCTGCTTTATTCGGACAAATGTGTACCACTCCGGGAATGGTAAAAAACACTTATGGAACAGGATGTTTCTTATTAATGAATACAGGGACTGAAGCAGTTTCTTCTAAAAATAATCTTCTTACTACAGTAGCCTGGAAAATCAATGGAGAAGTTAATTATGCACTAGAAGGAAGTGTATTTGTAGGAGGTGCAGCTATTCAATGGCTGAGAGATGGTCTTAAAATTATTCATTCTTCTGATCAGGTGAACGAACTGGCTGCTTCTGTAGAAGATAACGGCGGTGTTTATTTCGTCCCTGCATTAACGGGGCTTGGGGCTCCTCACTGGGACCAATATGCTCGTGGTACTATTGTAGGAATCACCCGCGGTACCACTGACGGACATATCGCCAGAGCAACACTGGAAGGAATTGCATTTCAGGTTTATGATATTGTAAAAGCTATGGAAGCAGATTCCGGAAGAGCAAGCCTTGAATTAAGAGTAGACGGTGGCGCTTCTGCAAGTGATCTTCTGATGCAGATACAGTCTGACCTATTCGGTTTTAAAATCATACGCCCTAAAACACTTGAAACAACAGCATTAGGAGCAGCCTACCTTGCCGGCCTTGCTGTAGGATACTGGAAAGATGTAGCTGAAATTCAGTCTCAATGGATTGTTGATAAAGATTTCCATCCTCAGTTGGAAAAAGAACATGTTGATAAAATGGTACACTCATGGAGAAGAGCTGTATCACGTTCTCAAAGCTGGATAGAAGATTAA
- a CDS encoding MIP/aquaporin family protein, whose amino-acid sequence MEKSCITFSKLDRRLINLSKKTYMTPFIAEVIGTMLLILLGNGVVANVVLKDTKGNNSGWIVITTAWALAVFVGVTVAGPISGAHLNPAVTIGLAAAGKFSWDLVPSYIAAQMIGGMLGAFLVWLFHKDHFAITEDEGAKLACFSTGPAIRKTSSNLISEIIGTFVLVFCVFYFADPSISLQADPTAKVGLGSIGAIPVTFVVWAIGLSLGGTTGYAINPARDLAPRIMHAILPVKGSSDWGYAWIPVIGPITGAIIAAVIYGFLK is encoded by the coding sequence ATGGAGAAGAGCTGTATCACGTTCTCAAAGCTGGATAGAAGATTAATTAACTTATCAAAAAAAACTTATATGACCCCATTTATCGCAGAAGTTATCGGGACGATGCTTCTTATATTATTAGGCAACGGTGTTGTAGCCAATGTTGTCTTGAAAGATACGAAAGGAAATAATTCCGGATGGATTGTTATTACTACTGCATGGGCACTGGCCGTATTTGTGGGAGTAACCGTTGCAGGGCCAATAAGCGGGGCCCATCTGAATCCGGCTGTAACCATTGGTCTTGCGGCTGCCGGAAAATTTTCGTGGGATTTGGTTCCATCTTATATCGCAGCTCAAATGATAGGAGGAATGCTGGGTGCATTTTTAGTATGGCTGTTCCACAAAGATCATTTTGCGATTACTGAAGATGAGGGAGCTAAACTGGCATGCTTCAGTACAGGTCCTGCTATCAGAAAAACATCCTCCAACCTTATCAGTGAGATTATCGGAACGTTTGTACTGGTATTCTGTGTCTTTTACTTTGCAGACCCTAGTATTTCTTTACAGGCAGACCCTACAGCCAAAGTAGGCCTTGGTTCTATTGGAGCAATCCCTGTTACATTTGTAGTTTGGGCGATTGGTTTATCCCTGGGAGGAACTACAGGATATGCCATCAACCCTGCAAGAGATCTTGCCCCAAGAATCATGCACGCCATCTTACCTGTAAAAGGAAGCAGTGATTGGGGATATGCCTGGATTCCTGTTATAGGCCCAATTACAGGTGCTATTATTGCAGCAGTTATATATGGATTTTTAAAATAA